One genomic segment of Musa acuminata AAA Group cultivar baxijiao chromosome BXJ3-3, Cavendish_Baxijiao_AAA, whole genome shotgun sequence includes these proteins:
- the LOC103977612 gene encoding putative lipoxygenase 5: MATSMEILASSLLQRTPLLPSSRSPLLRGGEQSRLFLSPACFPLKKRSSAAGRVVRQPVSAAILTERFVRVETEERPVRFKVRAAVTVRRKKKEDLMATVANQLDAFSDRIGRNVVLELVSAEIDLRTRKPKASNSAALRGWFEKKKAKAERVVYTAEFTVDSSFGEPGAITVLNRHQREFFLESIVVEGFACGPVHFPCNSWVQPTRIHPHKRVFFSNKPYLPSQTPPGLRELRQRELKELRGDGKGERKLTDRIYDYDTYNDLGNPDRGIDFVRPTLGGEQMPYPRRLRTGRPPTSTDRHVESRVEDPLPMYVPRDERFEEGKQAMLTAGAQKAVLHNLVPLLVASFSPESHDFKAFHEVDNLFKEGLRLKQTLQDQLFHKIPLVSKIEESTEGHLRYDTPHIITKDKFAWLRDDEFARQVVAGINPVNIERLQVFPPVSKLDPAIYGPPESAIKEEHIISHLNGMSLQQAVEANKLFMLDFHDVYLPFLDRINAQDGRKAYGTRTIFLLTESGTLKPIAIELSLPPVRPGDARAKRVLTPPTDATSNWLWQLAKAHVCSNDAGVHQLVNHWLKTHACIEPFILAAHRQLSAMHPIFKLLKPHMRYTLEVNALARQILINGGGVIESGFTPGPVCMEISAAAYRNHWRFDQEGLPADLIRRGMAVEDPTQPHGLRLVIEDYPYATDGLLLWSAIQSWVETYVAAYYPDDESIQSDYELQSWYAEAVNVGHADKRYAPWWPRLSSPAALSSFLTTLIWLSSAQHAALNFGQYPLGGYIPNRPPVLRRLIPVEGDPEYEHFRSDPAKFFLSALPNLTQATTFMTVIDTLSTHSVDEEYLGERPDPYTWTGDGEMVEAFHEFASEVRRAESEIARRNADPARRNRCGAGVLPYELMAPSSGPGITCRGVPNSVTI, encoded by the exons ATGGCGACTTCCATGGAGATCTTGGCCTCTTCGTTGCTCCAAAGGACTCCTCTCCTTCCTTCTTCGAGGTCGCCGCTGCTTCGAGGAGGCGAACAGAGCAGGCTATTCCTCTCCCCGGCTTGCTTccctctgaagaagaggagtagcGCGGCCGGGAGAGTAGTGCGACAACCGGTGTCTGCAGCGATACTTACGGAGAGGTTCGTGAGGGTTGAGACGGAAGAGAGGCCCGTGAGGTTTAAGGTACGGGCGGCGGTAAcggtgaggaggaagaagaaggaggatcTTATGGCCACGGTCGCCAACCAGCTCGATGCTTTCTCCGATAGGATCGGAAGGAATGTGGTGTTGGAGCTCGTCAGCGCCGAGATCGATTTGA GAACGAGGAAGCCCAAGGCCAGTAACAGCGCGGCGCTGAGGGGATGGTTCGAGAAGAAGAAGGCCAAGGCGGAGCGGGTGGTTTACACGGCGGAGTTCACGGTGGACTCCAGCTTCGGCGAGCCCGGAGCGATCACGGTGCTCAACCGGCATCAGAGGGAGTTCTTCTTGGAGAGCATCGTCGTCGAGGGCTTCGCCTGCGGCCCCGTCCACTTCCCGTGCAATTCTTGGGTCCAGCCCACCAGAATCCACCCCCACAAGAGGGTCTTCTTCAGCAACAAG CCTTATCTGCCATCACAGACGCCGCCAGGGCTGCGGGAGCTGAGGCAGCGGGAGCTGAAGGAGCTGAGGGGGGATGGCAAGGGCGAGAGGAAGCTCACCGACAGAATCTACGATTACGACACGTACAACGACTTGGGCAACCCCGACAGAGGGATCGATTTTGTCAGGCCAACGCTTGGAGGCGAGCAGATGCCTTACCCGAGGAGATTGAGGACAGGGAGACCCCCAACAAGCACAG ATAGGCACGTCGAGAGCAGGGTGGAGGATCCGCTGCCCATGTACGTGCCCCGTGATGAGCGGTTCGAGGAGGGCAAGCAGGCGATGCTAACAGCAGGGGCTCAAAAGGCAGTGCTCCACAACCTCGTGCCTCTGCTTGTCGCTTCCTTCTCCCCGGAGAGCCATGACTTCAAGGCCTTCCATGAGGTGGACAACCTCTTCAAGGAAGGCCTTCGCTTGAAACAGACCTTGCAGGATCAGCTCTTCCACAAGATCCCACTCGTTTCCAAGATTGAAGAGTCCACCGAGGGCCACCTCCGATACGATACGCCCCACATCATCACAA AGGACAAGTTCGCATGGCTGCGCGACGACGAGTTCGCCCGTCAAGTTGTAGCAGGCATCAACCCTGTCAACATAGAAAGGCTTCAG GTGTTTCCTCCTGTGAGTAAGCTAGACCCCGCTATCTATGGTCCACCTGAATCCGCCATCAAAGAAGAACACATCATCAGCCATCTTAATGGCATGTCTCTGCAACAG GCAGTGGAGGCGAACAAGCTATTCATGTTAGACTTCCATGATGTGTACCTCCCTTTCCTTGATCGGATCAATGCGCAAGATGGGCGAAAAGCCTACGGCACCCGCACCATCTTCTTGCTCACGGAGTCGGGAACTCTTAAGCCGATCGCCATCGAGCTGAGTCTGCCGCCCGTGAGACCCGGCGACGCTCGGGCGAAGCGTGTCCTTACGCCGCCAACCGATGCTACAAGCAATTGGCTGTGGCAGCTCGCCAAGGCACACGTCTGCTCCAACGACGCCGGCGTTCACCAGCTCGTCAATCATTG GTTGAAGACACACGCGTGCATAGAGCCATTCATATTGGCAGCTCATCGACAACTGAGTGCGATGCATCCCATCTTCAAGCTACTGAAGCCCCACATGAGATACACATTGGAGGTGAATGCCCTGGCTCGCCAAATCCTCATCAATGGTGGCGGAGTGATCGAGTCCGGCTTCACTCCTGGTCCTGTTTGCATGGAGATCAGTGCTGCCGCGTACCGCAACCATTGGCGCTTCGATCAGGAAGGACTCCCTGCGGATCTCATCAGAAG AGGCATGGCGGTGGAGGATCCGACGCAACCGCATGGCCTGAGGCTCGTCATCGAAGACTACCCGTACGCGACCGATGGCCTCCTCCTCTGGTCGGCGATCCAGTCGTGGGTCGAGACCTACGTCGCCGCCTACTACCCGGACGACGAGTCTATCCAGTCCGACTACGAGCTCCAGAGCTGGTACGCTGAGGCCGTCAATGTCGGCCACGCTGACAAGCGCTACGCACCGTGGTGGCCGCGCCTGTCGAGTCCTGCCGCGTTAAGCTCCTTCCTCACCACCCTCATCTGGCTCAGCTCGGCCCAGCACGCGGCCCTCAACTTCGGCCAGTACCCGCTCGGGGGCTACATCCCGAACCGGCCGCCGGTGCTACGCCGGCTCATCCCGGTGGAGGGCGACCCGGAGTACGAGCACTTCCGGTCTGACCCGGCCAAGTTCTTCTTGTCCGCGCTGCCAAACCTGACTCAGGCGACGACGTTCATGACGGTGATCGACACGCTGTCGACGCACTCGGTGGACGAGGAGTACCTGGGGGAGCGACCGGACCCTTACACGTGGACCGGGGACGGCGAGATGGTGGAGGCGTTCCACGAATTCGCGTCGGAGGTCAGGCGGGCCGAGTCGGAGATCGCGAGGCGGAACGCCGACCCGGCGAGGCGGAATCGGTGCGGCGCCGGGGTCTTGCCGTACGAGTTGATGGCTCCGAGTTCCGGACCCGGGATCACGTGCCGAGGGGTTCCCAATAGTGTCACCATTTGA
- the LOC135633067 gene encoding protein BIG GRAIN 1-like produces MERWERPPNRRSRSKNPSFSSSLLDAIYRSIDEEHSDNNGHLRAPDLSSNHKKREGQPMPVPCIDRCHCRSRTMSPASERAANRSSLTDYRRHGSIARGSFTLTSCSSSSSSTTTAAAASRTSSSTGFSSSSDAESIRSDCIPRPHHPTPEKKTKKAKCGSIRSGLRGLRKSRTPDAASMAAPSPASPGARLASFLNALFASAGSPKKPKTPTLAVATTAAAGCGDSEDSACSSSASSCRRSCLSKAPAMADRRRASGAEAGKRSVRFYPVSVIVDEDSRPCGHKRLQDDAEGAAAPVAARVEELLRAAGADAEAEEEGEDGGSESSSDLFELENLTVVMRGGGYRDELPVYGTTDVSTNRAISQGLIH; encoded by the coding sequence ATGGAGCGATGGGAGAGACCGCCGAACCGTCGAAGCCGATCGAAGAACCCGTCattctcctcctctctcctcgACGCCATCTACCGATCCATCGACGAAGAACACTCCGATAACAACGGCCACCTTCGAGCGCCCGACCTCTCCTCCAACCACAAGAAGCGAGAGGGGCAACCCATGCCGGTACCCTGCATTGACCGGTGCCACTGCCGGTCCAGAACGATGTCCCCCGCGAGCGAGCGGGCGGCGAACCGATCCAGCCTCACCGACTACCGCCGCCATGGCTCCATCGCCAGAGGCAGCTTCACTCTCACTTCCTGCTCTTCTTCGTCCTCGTCAACCACGACCGCCGCCGCTGCCAGCAGAACTAGTAGTTCCACCGGCTTCTCCTCATCGTCCGATGCCGAGTCCATTCGGTCGGACTGCATCCCTCGGCCCCATCACCCTACACCGGAGAAGAAAACGAAGAAGGCCAAGTGCGGCTCGATCCGTAGCGGGCTCAGGGGTCTGAGGAAGAGCCGGACGCCTGACGCGGCATCGATGGCGGCGCCATCGCCAGCGTCTCCGGGTGCCCGGCTGGCTAGCTTCCTCAACGCGCTCTTCGCCTCCGCCGGGAGCCCTAAGAAGCCCAAGACCCCCACTCTCGCAGTCGCGACGACGGCGGCCGCAGGCTGCGGAGACAGCGAGGACTCGGCGTGCTCGTCGTCAGCGTCGAGCTGCAGGCGGTCCTGCCTGAGCAAGGCACCAGCGATGGCAGACCGACGGCGAGCGTCGGGAGCCGAGGCGGGGAAGCGGTCGGTTCGGTTCTACCCAGTGAGCGTGATCGTCGACGAGGACTCCCGCCCCTGCGGCCACAAGCGACTCCAGGACGACGCAGAGGGTGCGGCGGCGCCGGTGGCGGCGAGGGTGGAGGAGCTACTGAGGGCGGCGGGGGCGGATGCGGaggcagaagaggaaggagaggacGGGGGGAGCGAGTCGAGTTCGGATCTGTTCGAGCTGGAGAATCTGACGGTGGTGATGCGAGGAGGAGGGTACCGTGATGAGCTACCCGTGTACGGGACCACCGACGTCAGCACTAATCGGGCGATCTCTCAAGGTTTGATCCACTAG
- the LOC135632277 gene encoding heavy metal-associated isoprenylated plant protein 23-like, which translates to MGGTLDFLSSLLGGGHRYNKRKQFQTVELRVRMDCEGCELKVRNALSTMKGVRSVDISRKQYKVTVTGYVEPHKVVKRVKSTGKKAEIWPYVPYNVVARPYAAQTYDKKAPAGYVRNVEAIRVSSQVVKPEDELAALFSDDNPNACSIM; encoded by the exons ATGGGAGGCACCTTAGATTTCCTCTCCAGCTTGCTCGGCGGCGGCCACAGGTACAACAAGAGGAAGCAGTTTCAGACTGTGGAGCTCAGGGTCAGGATGGACTGCGAGGGCTGCGAGTTAAAAGTTAGGAATGCACTTTCTACCATGAAAG GAGTTCGATCGGTGGACATCAGCAGAAAGCAGTACAAGGTGACTGTGACAGGCTATGTGGAGCCACACAAGGTGGTGAAGAGGGTCAAGTCCACCGGGAAGAAGGCTGAGATCTGGCCGTATGTTCCTTATAACGTCGTTGCTCGCCCGTATGCTGCTCAAACCTACGACAAGAAGGCACCTGCGGGGTACGTAAGGAACGTGGAGGCGATCAGAGTCTCCAGCCAAGTCGTCAAACCAGAGGACGAGCTTGCCGCCTTGTTCAGTGATGACAATCCAAATGCCTGCTCCATTATGTGA
- the LOC103977614 gene encoding uncharacterized protein LOC103977614 — MEEESRPEVVSQPPAVADDWSKEDDEPIEEDRPPAVADKTDDPPSQDLKEEINSNLQSLQLEARVKEKETVTTEVLEELDELDEEEDKKRHLNVVFIGHVDAGKSTIGGQILFLSGQVDDRTIQKYEKEAKDKSRESWYMAYIMDTNEEERTKGITVEVGRAHFETESTRFTILDAPGHKSYVPNMISGASQADIGVLVISARKGEFETGFEKGGQTREHVLLAKTLGVVKLIVVVNKMDDPTVGWSKERFDEIESKIVPFLRSSGYNVKKDVQFLPISGLVGSNMKTRVEKSICGWWDGPCLFEVFNSVEVPPRDPNGPFRLPIIDKYKDMGIVVMGKVESGSIREGDSLLVMPNKASVKVLAIYCDENKVKRAGPGENVRVRLSGIEEEDILAGFVLSSVANPVGAVFEFKAQLQILELLDNAIFTAGYKAVLHIHAIVEECEIVELIEEIDTKKKKDTDPKKRKPKRKPLFVKNGAVVVCRIQVNNLICIENFSDFAQLGRFTLRTEGKTVAVGKVVSLPAAGNSTFV; from the exons ATCTCAAAGAAGAGATTAATTCAAACCTTCAATCTTTGCAGCTGGAAGCAAGAG TGAAGGAAAAGGAGACAGTTACAACTGAGGTACTTGAGGAGCTTGATGAGCTTGATGAGGAGGAAGACAAGAAACGGCACCTAAATGTTGTCTTCATCGGCCATGTCG ATGCTGGGAAGTCTACAATTGGGGGACAGATACTTTTTCTGAGTGGTCAGGTTGACGACCGAACAATTCAGAAATATGAAAAGGAAGCTAAAGATAAAAGCCGAGAAAGCTG GTACATGGCCTACATTATGGACACAAACGAGGAAGAGCGGACAAAG GGAATAACTGTGGAAGTTGGCAGAGCTCACTTTGAGACAGAAAGTACAAGATTCACAATTTTAGATGCCCCG GGTCATAAAAGCTATGTGCCCAACATGATCAGTGGTGCATCTCAAGCTGATATTGGCGTCTTG GTCATATCTGCTCGAAAGGGAGAGTTTGAAACTGGATTTGAAAAAGGTGGGCAGACCCGTGAACATGTGCTACTTGCGAAAACATTGGGTGTTGTTAAGTTGATTGTTGTTGTCAACAAAATGGATGATCCTACTGTGggatggtcaaaagaaag ATTTGATGAGATCGAATCTAAGATTGTTCCCTTTTTACGGTCTTCTGGTTACAATGTAAAGAAAG ATGTTCAATTCCTTCCTATATCTGGGTTGGTGGGTAGCAACATGAAGACCAGAGTTGAGAAAAGCATCTGTGGTTGGTGGGACGGTCCGTGCCTGTTTGAAGTTTTCAATTCTGTTGAAGTTCCACCCCGTGATCCTAATGGACCTTTCAG ACTGCCAATTATTGATAAATACAAGGACATGGGAATTGTAGTGATGGGAAAAGTGGAGTCCGGAAGTATCCGGGAAGGTGATAGTTTGTTGGTTATGCCTAACAAG GCTAGTGTCAAAGTTCTTGCTATATATTGCGATGAAAATAAAGTAAAACGCGCTGGTCCTGGCGAGAATGTCAGGGTAAGATTATCAGGCATTGAAGAAGAGGACATCTTGGCTGGTTTTGTCCTTTCAAGTGTCG CAAATCCAGTAGGTGCAGTATTTGAATTTAAAGCTCAATTGCAGATTCTCGAGTTGCTGGACAAT GCTATCTTTACTGCTGGCTACAAGGCCGTATTGCACATCCATGCAATTGTTGAGGAATGTGAAATTGTAGAACTTATAGAAGAAATTgatacaaagaaaaagaaggatacTGATCCCAAAAAGAGGAAGCCAAAACGAAAACCTCTTTTTGTTAAGAATGGTGCTGTTGTTGTGTGCCGCATTCAG GTGAATAACTTGATATGCATCGAGAATTTTTCTGATTTCGCCCAGCTTGGGAGATTCACGCTTCGAACTGAAG GGAAAACAGTGGCAGTGGGAAAAGTTGTTTCACTTCCAGCTGCCGGAAACTCCACATTTGTGTAA